A single genomic interval of Streptomyces sp. 1222.5 harbors:
- the hisG gene encoding ATP phosphoribosyltransferase, whose amino-acid sequence MLRIAVPNKGSLSGPAAEMLHEAGYQQRRESKELRIVDPENEVEFFYLRPRDIAIYVSSGKLDIGITGRDLLIDSGADAEEILPLGFARSTFRFAAKPGTANGIEDLKGRTVATSYEGIVAGHLADRGVDASVVHLDGAVETAIELGVAEVIADVVETGTSLRNAGLEVFGEPIMKSEAIVVRRTGADSEEAKVQQFLRRLQGVLVARTYVMMDYDCRVEQLEKAVALTPGLESPTVSPLHNEGWVAVRAMVPAKEAQRIMDDLYSIGARAILTTAIHACRL is encoded by the coding sequence ATGCTGCGCATCGCCGTCCCCAACAAGGGTTCACTGTCCGGCCCTGCGGCGGAGATGCTGCATGAGGCCGGCTACCAGCAGCGCCGCGAGTCCAAGGAACTGCGCATCGTCGACCCGGAGAACGAGGTCGAGTTCTTCTACCTCCGCCCCCGCGACATCGCGATCTACGTCTCCTCCGGCAAGCTCGACATCGGCATCACCGGCCGTGACCTGCTGATCGACTCCGGCGCCGACGCCGAGGAGATCCTTCCGCTCGGCTTCGCCCGCTCGACCTTCCGCTTCGCCGCCAAGCCGGGCACCGCGAACGGCATCGAGGACCTCAAGGGCAGGACGGTCGCCACCTCCTACGAGGGCATCGTCGCGGGGCACCTCGCCGACCGCGGCGTCGACGCCTCCGTCGTCCACCTGGACGGCGCCGTCGAGACCGCCATCGAGCTGGGCGTCGCCGAGGTCATCGCGGACGTCGTCGAGACCGGCACCAGCCTGCGCAACGCCGGCCTGGAGGTCTTCGGCGAGCCGATCATGAAGTCCGAGGCGATCGTCGTCCGCCGCACCGGCGCCGACTCCGAGGAGGCGAAGGTCCAGCAGTTCCTGCGCCGCCTCCAGGGCGTCCTGGTCGCGCGGACCTACGTGATGATGGACTACGACTGCCGGGTCGAGCAGCTGGAGAAGGCCGTCGCGCTCACCCCCGGCCTGGAGTCCCCGACCGTGTCCCCGCTGCACAACGAGGGCTGGGTCGCGGTCCGCGCCATGGTCCCCGCCAAGGAGGCGCAGCGGATCATGGACGACCTCTACTCCATCGGCGCCCGCGCCATCCTGACCACGGCCATCCACGCCTGCCGCCTCTAG
- a CDS encoding PH domain-containing protein — translation MPDVPTLPVTFRPGHTRAILLTAGAVIFLVISGIALLLELGPGERLTFVLTGALSFWALAQIARVRVVADESGVTVVNIASRRRLDWAEIVQVNLRPGDPWVFLNLSDGTSLPALGIQPGLARQRAIADARALRELVETRSAARRAQDQG, via the coding sequence ATGCCCGACGTTCCCACCCTTCCCGTCACCTTCCGGCCGGGCCACACCCGGGCCATCCTGCTCACCGCCGGTGCCGTGATCTTCCTGGTGATCTCCGGGATCGCGCTGCTGCTCGAGCTCGGCCCGGGGGAGCGGCTCACCTTCGTCCTCACCGGGGCCCTCAGCTTCTGGGCGCTGGCCCAGATCGCCCGGGTGCGGGTCGTCGCCGACGAGTCCGGCGTCACCGTGGTCAACATCGCGAGCAGGCGCCGCCTGGACTGGGCGGAGATCGTCCAGGTGAACCTCCGTCCGGGGGATCCCTGGGTGTTCCTCAACCTCAGCGACGGCACCAGCCTGCCCGCGCTCGGCATCCAGCCCGGCCTCGCGAGGCAGCGGGCCATCGCCGACGCGCGCGCCCTGCGGGAGCTCGTCGAGACCCGCTCCGCGGCCCGCCGCGCACAAGATCAGGGCTGA
- a CDS encoding hemolysin family protein, whose protein sequence is MSVLQLLFAALLVLANGFFVGAEFALVSVRRSQIEPLGTVRARQVLVGLERLPQMMAAAQFGITVCSLTLGAVAEPTVAHLLEPVFEAIRLPDGVVHPLGYVIALAVVVFFHLVIGEMVPKNLAMAAPEKAALWLGPGLVYFARLCKPITVSLGACAQGILRLFRVEPKDEVEAVVTTEQLNRLLEDSGQAGLLDPEEQERLEDALELGSRPVTDVLLRRESLVTVAPSVTPGEIVELTGRTGYSRFPVAAGEKGPFMGYVHVKDVLDLEDSERAVPQHVWRPMTTLRAELPLDDALTVMRRAATHLAQVADPTGRVLGLVALEDVLELLVGEVRDPAHRELPDIRLTEPRGSGEPEGALAG, encoded by the coding sequence ATGAGCGTCCTCCAACTGCTCTTCGCCGCGCTGCTGGTACTCGCCAACGGGTTCTTCGTCGGCGCCGAGTTCGCGCTGGTCTCCGTGCGCCGCAGCCAGATCGAACCGCTCGGCACCGTCCGGGCCCGCCAGGTGCTGGTCGGCCTGGAGCGGCTGCCGCAGATGATGGCCGCCGCGCAGTTCGGCATCACCGTCTGCTCCCTGACGCTCGGCGCGGTCGCCGAGCCGACGGTGGCCCACCTGCTGGAACCGGTGTTCGAGGCGATCCGTCTGCCGGACGGTGTGGTGCACCCCCTCGGCTACGTCATCGCCCTGGCCGTCGTGGTCTTCTTCCACCTGGTCATCGGCGAGATGGTGCCGAAGAACCTCGCGATGGCGGCCCCCGAGAAGGCGGCACTCTGGCTCGGCCCCGGCCTGGTCTACTTCGCCCGCCTCTGCAAGCCGATCACCGTGTCCCTCGGCGCCTGCGCCCAGGGCATCCTGCGTCTCTTCCGCGTCGAGCCCAAGGACGAGGTGGAGGCTGTCGTCACCACCGAACAGCTGAACCGCCTGCTGGAGGACTCCGGTCAGGCGGGCCTCCTCGATCCCGAGGAGCAGGAGCGGCTGGAGGACGCCCTGGAGCTGGGTTCCCGCCCGGTGACGGACGTCCTGCTGCGCCGGGAGTCCCTGGTCACGGTGGCCCCCTCGGTCACCCCGGGCGAGATCGTGGAGCTGACCGGCCGTACGGGCTACTCACGCTTCCCGGTCGCGGCGGGGGAGAAGGGGCCCTTCATGGGATACGTCCACGTCAAGGACGTCCTCGACCTGGAGGACTCCGAACGCGCCGTACCCCAGCACGTCTGGCGCCCCATGACCACCCTGCGCGCCGAGCTGCCGCTGGACGACGCGCTCACGGTGATGCGCCGGGCGGCCACCCACCTGGCCCAGGTGGCCGACCCCACCGGCCGGGTCCTCGGTCTGGTCGCCCTGGAGGACGTACTGGAGCTGCTGGTCGGCGAGGTACGGGACCCGGCCCACCGTGAGCTGCCCGACATCAGGCTGACCGAGCCCAGGGGAAGCGGGGAGCCGGAGGGAGCGCTCGCCGGCTAG
- the ribH gene encoding 6,7-dimethyl-8-ribityllumazine synthase — translation MSGKGAPELSVRNASDLRVAVIAAQWHVKVMDGLVNGALRALHELGIDEPTLIRVPGSFELPVAAKVLAGRGYDAVVALGVVIRGGTPHFDYVCQGVTQGLTQVSVETGVPVGFGVLTCDTEEQALDRAGIEGSSEDKGHEAVTAAVATAATLRSVSEPWH, via the coding sequence GTGAGCGGCAAGGGTGCACCGGAGCTGTCCGTACGCAACGCGAGCGACCTCAGGGTCGCCGTCATCGCGGCACAGTGGCACGTGAAGGTGATGGACGGTCTGGTGAACGGCGCCCTGCGCGCCCTGCACGAACTCGGCATCGACGAGCCGACGCTGATCCGCGTCCCCGGCAGCTTCGAGCTGCCGGTCGCCGCCAAGGTCCTCGCGGGCCGCGGCTACGACGCGGTGGTCGCCCTCGGCGTCGTCATCCGGGGCGGCACCCCCCACTTCGACTACGTGTGCCAGGGCGTCACCCAGGGCCTCACCCAGGTGTCCGTGGAGACCGGCGTCCCCGTCGGCTTCGGCGTGCTCACCTGCGACACCGAGGAACAGGCCCTGGACCGGGCCGGTATCGAGGGTTCCAGCGAGGACAAGGGGCACGAGGCGGTGACGGCGGCGGTGGCGACCGCGGCCACGCTCCGCTCAGTATCCGAACCCTGGCACTGA
- a CDS encoding bifunctional 3,4-dihydroxy-2-butanone-4-phosphate synthase/GTP cyclohydrolase II, with product MTSAPILYRTDDIENFQLDPVEQAIADIAAGRPVVVVDDEDRENEGDLVIAAEKATPEIVAFMMSECRGLICAPMEGEELDRLRLPQMVEDNTESMKTAFTVSVDASAAHGVTTGISAADRATTLQLLANGTAEHTDFVRPGHIFPLRARPGGVLVRDGHTEAAVDLARLAGLRPAGAIVEIAGEDGRMLRLPELIPFARKHGLTIISIEDLIAYRRGSEPTVRREAETRLPTAHGTFTAYGYRSTLDGVEHVALVHGEIGAGEDVLVRVHSECLTGDVFGSLRCDCGPQLDTSLARIQEEGRGVVVYLRGHEGRGIGLLSKLRAYELQERGRDTLDANLELGLPADARDYGAGAQILADLGVRSVRLMTNNPDKTDALLRHGLRVTGREPMPVQVGEHNMRYLRTKRDRMGHDLPWLDTPAVSAPAAAPAATCGNQ from the coding sequence ATGACCTCGGCACCGATCCTGTACCGCACGGACGACATCGAGAACTTCCAACTCGACCCCGTGGAGCAGGCCATCGCGGACATCGCGGCCGGCCGCCCCGTCGTGGTCGTCGACGACGAGGACCGCGAGAACGAGGGCGACCTCGTCATCGCCGCCGAGAAGGCGACCCCCGAGATCGTCGCCTTCATGATGAGCGAGTGCCGTGGCCTGATCTGCGCCCCCATGGAGGGCGAGGAGCTGGACCGGCTGCGGCTGCCGCAGATGGTCGAGGACAACACCGAGTCGATGAAGACGGCGTTCACCGTCTCCGTCGACGCCTCCGCCGCGCACGGCGTGACCACCGGCATCTCGGCCGCCGACCGCGCCACGACGCTCCAGCTGCTCGCGAACGGCACCGCCGAACACACCGACTTCGTGCGCCCCGGCCACATCTTCCCGCTGCGCGCCCGGCCCGGCGGCGTCCTCGTCCGCGACGGCCACACCGAGGCCGCCGTCGACCTCGCCCGGCTCGCGGGCCTGCGCCCGGCCGGCGCCATCGTGGAGATCGCCGGCGAGGACGGCCGCATGCTGCGCCTGCCCGAGCTGATCCCGTTCGCCCGCAAGCACGGCCTGACGATCATCTCCATCGAGGACCTGATCGCCTACCGCCGCGGCAGCGAGCCCACCGTCCGCCGTGAGGCCGAGACCCGGCTGCCCACCGCGCACGGCACCTTCACCGCCTACGGCTACCGGTCCACCCTCGACGGCGTCGAGCACGTCGCCCTCGTGCACGGCGAGATCGGCGCGGGCGAGGACGTCCTGGTCCGCGTCCACTCCGAATGCCTCACCGGAGACGTCTTCGGCTCCCTGCGCTGCGACTGCGGCCCCCAGCTGGACACCTCCCTGGCCCGCATCCAGGAGGAGGGCCGCGGCGTCGTGGTCTACCTGCGCGGGCACGAGGGACGCGGCATCGGACTGCTGTCCAAGCTGCGGGCCTACGAGCTCCAGGAACGGGGCCGTGACACCCTCGACGCCAACCTGGAACTGGGCCTGCCCGCCGACGCCCGCGACTACGGCGCCGGCGCGCAGATCCTCGCCGACCTCGGCGTCCGCAGCGTCCGGCTCATGACCAACAACCCCGACAAGACCGACGCGCTGCTGCGCCACGGTCTGCGGGTCACCGGCCGCGAGCCGATGCCGGTCCAGGTCGGCGAGCACAACATGCGCTACCTGCGCACCAAGCGGGACCGGATGGGACACGACCTGCCCTGGCTGGACACGCCCGCCGTGTCGGCCCCCGCGGCCGCGCCCGCGGCCACCTGCGGCAACCAGTAA
- a CDS encoding hemolysin family protein yields the protein MTISLLLLGAALLLILANGFFVAAEFGLVTVERPDAERAAAEGDRRARTVVESLKELSFQLSGTQLGITITSLVVGMLAEPALAGLLHSPFAALGIPAGAVSGVAVVVGMLLASAIQMVIGELVPKNWAVSKPLQVARFVAGPQHHFSRLFRPVIAALNTVANRLVRALGVEPADELASARTPGELVSLARHSARAGALEQDTADLFVRTLSLGELTAQHVMTPRVKVSALQDSATAEDVVNLTRATGLSRFPVYREKIDEIVGMAHLKDALAVPVHDRLRTPVGRIMRKALLVPETLPVQPLLARLRSEQPIAVVVDEYGGTAGVVTLEDIVEELVGEVRDEHDAKDMPELAPAPPEDGRPAWDADGSCRVDILQRIGLDVPEGPYETVAGLVADLLGRIPAPGDRAELPGWRLSVRQVGHYRAERVRLVRTVPAVNVMEAVR from the coding sequence GTGACCATCTCTTTGCTGCTCCTCGGAGCGGCCCTCCTGCTGATCCTCGCCAACGGCTTCTTCGTGGCCGCCGAGTTCGGCCTCGTCACGGTCGAGCGGCCGGACGCCGAGCGGGCCGCCGCCGAAGGCGACCGCCGCGCCCGTACGGTCGTGGAGTCGCTGAAGGAGCTCTCCTTCCAGCTCTCCGGCACCCAGCTCGGCATCACCATCACCTCCCTGGTCGTCGGCATGCTCGCCGAACCGGCCCTGGCCGGGCTGCTGCACAGCCCGTTCGCCGCGCTCGGCATCCCCGCGGGCGCCGTCTCCGGCGTCGCCGTGGTCGTCGGGATGCTGCTGGCCTCCGCCATCCAGATGGTGATCGGCGAACTCGTACCCAAGAACTGGGCGGTGTCGAAGCCGCTGCAGGTCGCGCGCTTCGTCGCCGGCCCCCAGCACCACTTCTCCCGCCTGTTCCGGCCGGTGATCGCCGCACTCAACACGGTGGCCAACCGGCTGGTCCGCGCACTCGGCGTCGAGCCGGCCGACGAACTGGCCTCCGCCCGCACCCCGGGCGAACTGGTGTCCCTCGCCCGGCACTCCGCGCGGGCCGGCGCCCTGGAGCAGGACACGGCCGATCTCTTCGTCCGCACCCTGTCCCTCGGCGAGCTGACCGCGCAGCACGTCATGACCCCCCGGGTGAAGGTCAGCGCCCTGCAGGACTCGGCCACCGCCGAGGACGTGGTCAACCTCACCCGGGCCACCGGACTGTCCCGGTTCCCCGTCTACCGGGAGAAGATCGACGAAATCGTCGGGATGGCCCACCTCAAGGACGCGCTGGCGGTCCCCGTGCACGACCGGCTGCGCACGCCGGTCGGCCGCATCATGCGCAAGGCCCTCCTCGTGCCCGAGACCCTGCCCGTCCAGCCGCTCCTCGCCCGCCTGCGCAGCGAGCAGCCCATCGCGGTCGTCGTCGACGAGTACGGCGGCACGGCCGGTGTGGTCACCCTGGAGGACATCGTCGAGGAACTCGTCGGCGAGGTCCGCGACGAGCACGACGCCAAGGACATGCCCGAGCTGGCCCCGGCCCCGCCCGAGGACGGCAGGCCCGCCTGGGACGCGGACGGCAGCTGCCGTGTCGACATCCTCCAGCGCATAGGCCTCGACGTGCCCGAGGGGCCGTACGAGACCGTCGCCGGACTGGTCGCCGACCTGCTCGGCCGCATCCCGGCCCCCGGCGACCGGGCCGAACTGCCCGGCTGGCGGCTCTCGGTCCGGCAGGTCGGCCACTACCGCGCCGAACGGGTCCGCCTGGTCCGGACGGTCCCCGCGGTGAACGTCATGGAGGCCGTCCGATGA
- a CDS encoding nicotinamide mononucleotide transporter family protein has protein sequence MNWLNSEAFTLFGQHIIWSDMVGNILGLITLALGWRRSLWTWPVQFLSGLVLFGAFYGHLTGSAGKQVVVMAVALYGWWQWQRNKDRAVDGHIVPRFATWRERAAMLGAAAVGTVAVALLFTAYPSLSWDPWPDAYIFVGTVVAMYAQAKGMVEFWFAWLLVDLVGVPLNFANGYAFSGFVYVIYGALVLWGMRDWWLRSRRSPQPVLEGAPA, from the coding sequence GTGAACTGGCTGAACTCCGAGGCCTTCACCCTCTTCGGCCAGCACATCATCTGGTCGGACATGGTCGGCAACATCCTCGGCCTCATCACCCTCGCCCTCGGCTGGCGCCGCTCGCTGTGGACCTGGCCCGTGCAGTTCCTGTCCGGCCTCGTCCTGTTCGGGGCCTTCTACGGCCACCTGACCGGCAGCGCCGGCAAGCAGGTCGTCGTCATGGCGGTCGCGCTGTACGGCTGGTGGCAGTGGCAGCGCAACAAGGACCGGGCCGTGGACGGCCACATCGTCCCCCGGTTCGCCACCTGGCGTGAGCGGGCCGCGATGCTCGGCGCGGCGGCCGTCGGCACCGTCGCGGTGGCCCTGCTCTTCACGGCCTACCCGTCCCTGTCCTGGGACCCCTGGCCGGACGCCTACATCTTCGTCGGCACCGTCGTCGCCATGTACGCCCAGGCCAAGGGCATGGTCGAGTTCTGGTTCGCCTGGCTGCTCGTCGACCTCGTGGGCGTACCCCTCAACTTCGCCAACGGCTACGCGTTCTCCGGCTTCGTCTACGTCATCTACGGCGCACTCGTCCTGTGGGGCATGCGCGACTGGTGGCTGCGCTCCCGCAGGAGCCCGCAGCCCGTCCTGGAAGGAGCGCCGGCATGA
- a CDS encoding AAA family ATPase, producing MDFGTQGPEAPADLAWLRGVDAYTVGAYPQAEEEFRTAVRMDPGMADAWLGLHALRVDTTTALLRMFRHRERFGEQRARHRRTLNSWYWLGWWVQPVLESPRDLLLAHASHWLDGRHVPELDRALAGLPPVDTDPQVRFLHACRAYLVKDWEQLVRHTDPLLDDTLLGIEVGLFGGMARVRLEMYGQAEPLLAAALMRCRSEQPQRKELRYWLARAHEGTGRSAAALPLYRAVHRVDPAFMDTSARLAAIAEGDGYDDADLAAITLAGAGQDTADGPDLFDPVFGMEGRDLRLPEPDLPTGPLPSVTDPVVRVKTGVSSSAIPAGPTDPALLEEALAELERMVGLEPVKRQVKALSAQLNMARLRAGQGLPVQPPKRHFVFSGPSGTGKTTVARILGRVFYALGLLGGDHLVEAQRADLVGEYLGQTAVKANELIDSAIGGVLFVDEAYSLSNSGYGKGDAYGDEALQVLLKRAEDNRDHLVVILAGYPEGMDRLLAANPGLSSRFTTRVDFPSYRPLELTDIGKVLAADNGDRWDEEALEELRSIAGHVVDQGWIDELGNGRFLRTLYEKSCAYRDLRLSTCVGSLSRDDLATLRLPDLMQAYGEVLSGRGPQDPPAM from the coding sequence ATGGACTTCGGCACGCAGGGCCCCGAGGCCCCGGCCGATCTTGCCTGGCTGCGGGGTGTGGACGCCTACACGGTGGGTGCCTACCCGCAGGCCGAGGAGGAGTTCCGCACCGCGGTGCGGATGGATCCGGGCATGGCAGACGCCTGGCTCGGGCTGCACGCACTGCGCGTCGACACGACGACCGCGCTGCTGCGGATGTTCCGGCACCGCGAGCGCTTCGGGGAACAGCGGGCCCGGCACCGCAGGACCCTCAACTCCTGGTACTGGCTGGGCTGGTGGGTGCAGCCGGTGCTGGAGAGCCCGCGGGACCTGCTGCTCGCGCACGCCTCGCACTGGCTGGACGGCCGGCATGTGCCGGAGCTGGACCGGGCCCTCGCCGGGCTGCCCCCGGTCGACACCGACCCGCAGGTCCGCTTCCTGCACGCCTGTCGTGCCTATCTGGTCAAGGACTGGGAGCAGCTGGTCCGGCACACCGATCCGCTGCTGGACGACACCCTGCTCGGCATCGAGGTCGGCCTGTTCGGTGGCATGGCCCGGGTCCGGCTGGAGATGTACGGACAGGCCGAGCCGCTGCTCGCCGCGGCGCTGATGCGCTGCCGCAGCGAGCAGCCGCAGCGCAAGGAACTGCGGTACTGGCTGGCGCGCGCCCACGAGGGGACCGGCCGCTCGGCCGCCGCCCTCCCGCTGTACCGCGCGGTGCACCGGGTCGACCCGGCCTTCATGGACACCTCGGCCCGGCTCGCCGCGATCGCCGAGGGCGACGGGTACGACGACGCCGATCTCGCCGCGATCACCCTGGCCGGTGCCGGGCAGGACACCGCGGACGGGCCCGACCTCTTCGATCCGGTGTTCGGCATGGAGGGCCGTGATCTGCGGCTGCCCGAGCCCGACCTGCCGACCGGGCCCCTGCCGTCGGTGACCGATCCGGTGGTGCGGGTGAAGACCGGGGTGAGCTCTTCGGCGATCCCTGCCGGGCCGACCGATCCGGCTCTGCTGGAGGAGGCCCTCGCCGAGCTGGAGCGGATGGTGGGGCTGGAACCGGTCAAGCGCCAGGTCAAGGCGTTGTCCGCGCAGCTGAACATGGCCCGGCTGCGGGCCGGGCAGGGGCTGCCGGTGCAGCCGCCGAAGCGGCACTTCGTCTTCTCCGGGCCGTCCGGCACCGGCAAGACCACGGTCGCGCGAATCCTCGGACGGGTGTTCTACGCCCTCGGCCTGCTCGGCGGGGACCACCTGGTGGAGGCCCAGCGGGCCGACCTGGTCGGCGAGTACCTCGGGCAGACGGCCGTGAAGGCCAACGAGCTCATCGACTCCGCGATCGGCGGGGTGCTGTTCGTGGACGAGGCGTACTCCCTGTCCAACTCCGGGTACGGCAAGGGGGACGCGTACGGCGACGAGGCCCTGCAGGTGCTGCTGAAGCGGGCCGAGGACAACCGCGACCATCTGGTGGTGATCCTGGCCGGGTATCCGGAGGGCATGGACCGGCTGCTGGCGGCGAACCCGGGGCTGTCCTCCCGCTTCACGACCCGGGTGGACTTCCCCTCCTACCGGCCGCTGGAGCTCACCGACATCGGCAAGGTGCTGGCGGCCGACAACGGTGACCGGTGGGACGAGGAGGCGCTGGAGGAGCTGCGGTCGATCGCCGGGCACGTGGTCGATCAGGGGTGGATCGACGAGCTGGGCAACGGGCGGTTCCTGCGGACCCTGTACGAGAAGAGCTGTGCGTACCGGGATCTGCGGCTGTCGACCTGCGTCGGCTCACTGTCCCGGGACGACCTGGCGACACTGCGGCTGCCGGACCTGATGCAGGCGTACGGCGAGGTGCTGTCGGGGCGGGGCCCGCAGGATCCGCCGGCCATGTAG
- a CDS encoding amino acid permease encodes MSERTSTPRTEARAGDAPVVLDDDATLHAMGYPRKLTRRFKAFDNFAISFTIINILSGIFSSFGFGMNAGGPRILVFGWIGVSIMVLLIGAAMAEVASAYPTSGALYFSAGKLAKRHKGAWSWFTGWLNFVGQIGGTAATGYAAATFIQAFVQLQWPSYQPTVHQTVLITALVIVLQGLANTYTVQLVAVLNRISVWWLLIGLVVIVGALVVMPDQHQSASFVTHFENNTGFTNGLYGGMLGLLVTSWTFTGFDGSFHMSEETVGATVNAPKGITRAIGYSAITGLILMLALVYSIGDYAKVAGSGTPPVQILIDGLGLGAAKVMLLIVIGAMLFCGLANLTSNTRQIFAFSRDGAMPGSRWWHSVSLRTRTPVKAVWLAVGCSLVLVVPGWWSHTAFTAIVSVNVVGLFLAYAVPIFLRLRLGDAFRPGPWHLGRWGRPIGWLAVIWILLSSALFMLPQASPITVDSFNYAPIALAVVLLVATVWWFATARRRFQGPVSYGRPDEVAAMDLV; translated from the coding sequence GTGTCGGAACGGACATCGACGCCGCGGACCGAGGCTCGCGCGGGCGACGCCCCGGTCGTGCTCGACGACGACGCGACGCTGCACGCGATGGGTTATCCGCGGAAACTCACGCGGCGCTTCAAGGCGTTCGACAATTTCGCGATCTCCTTCACCATCATCAATATCCTCTCGGGTATTTTCTCGTCCTTCGGATTCGGTATGAATGCGGGCGGCCCCCGCATTCTCGTGTTCGGCTGGATAGGCGTGTCCATCATGGTGCTGCTCATCGGTGCGGCCATGGCGGAAGTCGCCTCCGCCTATCCGACGAGCGGGGCGCTGTATTTCTCGGCCGGTAAACTCGCCAAGCGGCACAAGGGCGCCTGGTCGTGGTTCACCGGCTGGCTGAACTTCGTGGGCCAGATCGGCGGCACCGCCGCCACCGGCTATGCGGCGGCCACCTTCATCCAGGCGTTCGTGCAGCTGCAGTGGCCCTCCTACCAGCCGACCGTGCACCAGACGGTGCTGATCACGGCCCTGGTCATCGTGCTCCAGGGGCTCGCCAACACCTACACCGTCCAGCTCGTCGCCGTACTCAACCGGATTTCCGTGTGGTGGCTGCTGATCGGACTCGTCGTGATCGTGGGCGCACTCGTAGTGATGCCTGATCAGCATCAGTCGGCGTCCTTCGTGACGCATTTCGAGAACAACACCGGCTTCACGAACGGGCTTTACGGCGGCATGCTCGGCCTGCTGGTCACCAGCTGGACCTTCACCGGGTTCGACGGCAGCTTCCACATGTCCGAGGAAACGGTCGGCGCGACGGTCAACGCCCCGAAGGGGATCACCCGGGCCATCGGCTATTCGGCGATCACCGGACTGATCCTGATGCTCGCACTGGTCTACAGCATCGGGGACTACGCCAAGGTGGCCGGTTCCGGTACGCCGCCCGTCCAGATCCTCATCGACGGGCTCGGTCTGGGTGCCGCCAAGGTCATGCTCCTCATCGTCATCGGCGCGATGCTCTTCTGCGGCCTGGCCAACCTCACCAGCAACACCCGGCAGATCTTCGCCTTCTCGCGGGACGGCGCCATGCCGGGCTCCCGCTGGTGGCACTCGGTCTCGCTGCGCACCCGTACGCCGGTGAAGGCGGTGTGGCTCGCGGTGGGCTGCTCGTTGGTCCTGGTGGTGCCCGGCTGGTGGTCGCACACGGCGTTCACCGCGATCGTCAGCGTCAACGTGGTCGGTCTCTTCCTCGCCTACGCCGTGCCGATCTTCCTGCGGCTCAGGCTGGGCGACGCGTTCCGGCCCGGGCCCTGGCACCTGGGCCGCTGGGGCCGGCCGATCGGCTGGCTCGCGGTGATCTGGATCCTGCTGAGCAGCGCGCTGTTCATGCTGCCGCAGGCGTCGCCGATCACCGTCGACTCCTTCAACTACGCGCCGATCGCCCTCGCCGTCGTCCTGCTCGTGGCCACGGTGTGGTGGTTCGCCACGGCCCGCCGCCGCTTCCAGGGCCCGGTCAGCTACGGCCGCCCGGACGAGGTGGCCGCCATGGACCTGGTCTGA
- a CDS encoding uridine kinase translates to MHDLAARLRGLPPSLGPVRLIGVDGHAGSGKSTFAGRLAAALGGAPVLRLDDIASHDQLFAWTDRLMTQVIHPLARGESASCTPYDWRTRTFGAPRPLPAAPVVLIEGVGAGRRALRPYLARLLWMELPPEESWARGRSRDGAEQREFWDGWIRAEQAHFATDPSRPHADLLVLQKAEGYEVLPGPGSSPGPDHLATQSEEPPAMW, encoded by the coding sequence ATTCACGACCTCGCCGCCCGGCTGCGCGGGCTTCCCCCCTCCCTGGGGCCGGTCCGGCTGATCGGCGTCGACGGGCACGCCGGCTCCGGGAAGTCGACCTTCGCCGGCCGGCTGGCGGCCGCGCTCGGCGGGGCACCGGTGCTCCGCCTCGACGACATCGCGAGCCACGATCAGCTCTTCGCGTGGACCGACCGGCTCATGACCCAGGTGATCCACCCGCTCGCCCGTGGTGAGAGCGCGTCCTGCACCCCGTACGACTGGCGCACCCGCACGTTCGGCGCGCCGCGGCCGCTGCCGGCGGCGCCCGTGGTGCTGATCGAGGGCGTCGGGGCCGGCCGTCGGGCACTGCGGCCGTATCTGGCGCGGCTGCTGTGGATGGAGCTGCCGCCGGAGGAGTCCTGGGCGCGGGGCCGCTCGCGCGACGGGGCGGAGCAGCGGGAGTTCTGGGACGGGTGGATCCGGGCGGAGCAGGCGCACTTCGCCACCGACCCCTCACGCCCCCATGCCGATCTGCTGGTACTGCAGAAAGCGGAGGGGTACGAGGTACTCCCGGGGCCCGGGTCGTCGCCCGGACCGGACCACCTCGCTACCCAGAGTGAGGAACCACCGGCGATGTGGTGA
- a CDS encoding phosphoribosyl-ATP diphosphatase produces MSKKTFEELFTELQQKAAHGDPATSRTAELVGKGVHAIGKKVVEEAAEVWMAAEYEGKEAAAEEISQLLYHVQVMMVARGISLDDVYAHL; encoded by the coding sequence ATGTCCAAGAAGACGTTCGAGGAGCTCTTCACCGAGCTCCAGCAGAAGGCCGCCCACGGCGACCCCGCCACCTCCCGCACCGCCGAACTGGTCGGGAAGGGCGTCCATGCCATCGGCAAGAAGGTCGTCGAAGAGGCCGCCGAGGTCTGGATGGCCGCCGAGTACGAGGGCAAGGAGGCGGCTGCCGAGGAGATCTCGCAGCTGCTGTACCACGTCCAGGTGATGATGGTCGCCCGCGGGATCTCCCTGGACGACGTCTACGCCCACCTGTAA